A stretch of Episyrphus balteatus chromosome 2, idEpiBalt1.1, whole genome shotgun sequence DNA encodes these proteins:
- the LOC129911875 gene encoding uncharacterized protein LOC129911875 yields MSLKVCLFLLLVISVTSYNIEDNQQSEVKTRTKRGAFWDFFQKIAITTNLAVDQYTDTKNTLTDIYDLISDTFSDSKPKQTRTTTTTTPSPDDDGNSTTTEKYRISRYELGRIAGRNFRGLNRLLKIEINDALNQSHSNIAEYQRELKLQFENSVIVAKKSALKGIPLPSRTNMTSTATKTTTKT; encoded by the exons ATGTCATTAAAAGTCTGCCTATTTCTTCTGCTGGTGATATCAGTAACATCTTACAACATTGAAGATAACCAACAAAGTGAAGTAAAAACTCGAACGAAACGCGGGGCATTTTGGGACTTTTTCCAGAAAATTGCAATTACCACAAATCTTGCTGTCGAT caATATACTGACACGAAAAATACGTTAACCGATATCTATGATTTAATATCGGATACCTTTTCGGACTCGAAGCCTAAACAAACCCGAACGACTACCACAACTACTCCAAGTCCG GATGACGATGGTAATTCTACGACAACAGAAAAATATCGAATATCTCGCTACGAATTGGGCCGAATTGCTGGTCGAAATTTCCGTGGCCTAAATCGTCTtctgaaaattgaaattaacgACGCACTTAAT CAAAGCCATTCCAATATTGCAGAATATCAGCGGGAGTTGAAATTGCAATTTGAAAACAGTGTCATTGTTGCAAAGAAATCAGCTTTAAAAGGAATCCCTTTACCAAGTAGAACGAATATGACTTCAACTGCAACaaaaactacaacaaaaacGTAG